The region CGGAAAGATCATCCGGATCCACCCGGAGCCGGACGGCACGTACACCATTCCGGAGGGCAACCTGTTCCCGCCGGGCACCGAGAAGACTCGCCCGGAGATCTACGTGATGGGCGTGCGCAACATCGCCCGCCTGCAGATCGACCCGGTGCACCAGTGGCTGACCGCCGGCTGGGTCGGCCCGGACGCCTCGTCGCCCAGCCCCACGCTGGGCCCGGCGAAATACGAGACCGCCACCATCATCACCTCCGCCGGTAACCAGGGCTGGCCGTACTGCATGGGCAACCGGCAGCCGTACCGGGACCGCAGCAGCACCGACGCGACGGTGCTGACCGGTTGGTACGACTGCGACAACCTGAAGAACGAGTCGCCCCGCAACACCGGACTGGTGGACATCCCGGCCGCCCGGGACAACATGATCTGGTACTCGCCGGACGGCGGCGGCCCGGTGTTCCCGACGCGCACCGACGGCAGCGGGCTGCCGACCTACGTCGCGGCCGACGCCACCTACACCCAGCCGTACCTGCGCGGCGGCGGGCAGGCCATCATGTCCGGCCCGACGTACCACCGCAGCCTCGTCGACACCACAAGTGGCGTGGCGTGGCCGGCGCACTGGGACGGCAAGTGGTTCATCGGCGACCAGTCGAACGCGGCCAACCGGGTCGCGGTGACCGTCGACCCGGCCGGCGTGCCGCAGGCCGCCCCACCGGTGTACGCGGAGTCGCTGCGGGCCATCATCCCGGGCGGCAACGGGGACGCACGGCTGCAGAGCTGGATGGACGCCAAGTTCGGCCCGGACGGCGCGCTCTACCTGCTGGACTACGGCGGCGGGTTCTTCAGCCTGCACCCCAACCAGAAGCTGATCCGGATCACCTACACCGGTGGCGCACCCACCCCCGTACCGGCGGCGAACTCGGTCGCCGTGCAGAACAAGCCCCTGACCATCGCCTTCGACGGTGCCCGCTCCGGCGGTGTCAGCCACCGGTGGGAGTTCGGCGACGGTGCCACGTCGACCGAGGCGAACCCGCGGCACACGTACGCCGAGGTCGGCACCTACACCGCGAAGCTGACCGTCACGTACGCCGACGGTGAGACAGCGACGGTGCAGACCGTGGTCACGGTGGGCTGCGCGGTGCCGGACGAGCGGCAGAACGTGTGGCTCGGCGACACCGACACCGGCGTGCCCAGTCGTACGGTCGGGCAGGGCTGCACGGCCAACGACCTGATCGACGACGAGAGCACGTGGGCCGACCACGACGGTTTCGTCCGGCACGTCAAGGCGGTAACCCAGGCGTTGCAGGACGACGACCTGCTCAGCGCCCGGGAGGCCGGCACGCTCACCCGGCTGGCCGCCGCGTCCGAGATCGGGCGGGACGGGCACACCGGGTACGAGCCGCTCTTCGACGGCACCGCCGAGTCGCTGCGCGGTTGGCAGCAGGCGCCGACCGGATCGTTCGCGATCCAGCCGGACGGTTCGCTGCGGCCCAGCGGAGGTCTGGGCATGCTCTGGCACACCAAGGAACTCGGCGACTTCTCGCTGCGGCTCCAGTTCAAGGACATCGCACCGGGCACCGGCCGGGCCAACACCGGCGTCTTCATCCGGTTCCCGGACCTGCGAACCCCCCTGGAGCAGCGCCCAGCGGGCAGTTGCGGCACGATCGGCTCGGCCCGGACCTCGACCGCGTGGATGGCGATCTACTGCGGACACGAGATCCAGATCTACGACGGCGAGACCGGTGAGCCACAGAAGACGGGCTCGGTCTACAACTTCGACCCGGTGCCGCTCGCCCAGGCCGGCGTGACGCCGAAGAACGAGTGGAACGACTACGAGATCCGCGTCGTCGGGCAGCACTACACGATGATCCGCAACGGCGTGGTGATCAACGAATTCGACAACACACCCGGCAAGCAGTCGTCGCGTGCCGGCGACCCGCCGACGGACCTGCGGCAGTTCCTGCGCGGCTTCATCGGTCTGCAGAACCACGGTGACAACGACCTGGCCGAGTTCCGCAACGTCCGCGTCCGGGAACTCTAGGAGAGACGATGCCCCGACGAATAACGGCAGCGCTGGCGGCGCTCCTGCTCACGGTGACCCCGTGGGTGGCGACGCCGGCCTCCGCCGCCCCCCGAGCCGCGGCACAGGTGCTGACCTGGACCGCCGACGGCGACATCACCCGCTACAAGTCCGCGCCCGCCACCGCCGTGGCCGGCGAGACCACGATCATCTGGGAGAACAGCGAGGCCACCGGCAACACCATCGGGATGCCGCACACGCTGACCTTCGACACCAGCACCGAGGGCTACAACCACGACGTCACCCTCAACATCCTGGCCAGCCCGTTCGACGCCAACAACGGCCGCCACCAGGCGACGGTGACCCTCACCCCGGGTCGCTACCGCTACTTCTGCTCGATCCCGGGCCACAGCCAGATGGTCGGCGAGTTGGTGGTCACCGAGGGCGGCGGGGGTGGCGACACCACACCCCCGACGGTGGCCGCCACCGTGGCGGGTGACCAGGATCCCGACGGCAACTACCTCGGCGCGGCCACGGTGACCGTCACGGCCACCGACGCCGACTCCGGAGTGGCGACCGTGGAGTACCAGGTCGACGACACCAGCTTCGCGCCGTACACCGAGCCGGTGCGGGTGACCGCGATCGGCGACCACTCGGTGCAGTTCCGGGCCACCGACCAGGCCGGCAACACCAGCGCCGTCGGATCGGTGTCGTTCCGGATCGTCGAGCCGGGGGAGGAGGACACCACCGCGCCGGTGGTCACGGCCGCGCTGGCCGGCGACCGCGACGACGACGGCAACTTCATCGGTACGGCCACCGCCACCCTGACCGCCACCGACGCCGGATCCGGGGTCGCCACCATCGAGTACTCGTTGGACGGCGCCGCCTTCACCGCGTACACGACTCCGGTCGTGGTGACCGCGGCCGGGATGCACATGCTGCACTACCGGGCCACCGACGTCGCCGGTAACACGTCGGCCGAGCAGATGTCCCACTTCACCGTCGTCGAGCCGCCGGCCGAGGACACCACGCCACCCACCGTCACCGCGACCGTGGCCGGCGAGCGAAACGACGACGGCGCGTACGTCGGCGGTGCGACCGTGACGGTCACGGCCACCGACGCCGACTCGGGCGTGGCAGCCGTGGAGTACGCGCTCGACACCGGCGCGTGGACCGCGTACTCCGCTCCGGTCACCGTTCGCGCCCCCGGAGCACACACGGTGCGCTTCCGGGCGACCGACACCGCCGGGAACACCGCCGCCGAGCAGTCGACGACGTTCACAGTGGTGGCCGACGGCACCGACGCCTGCCCGGACTCCGACACC is a window of Micromonospora sp. WMMD961 DNA encoding:
- a CDS encoding ThuA domain-containing protein, with product MFHGPVAEQQDPVSRAVDTIKQLGAGHDIDVTATTDLGVFTAAGLSAYRSVVFLSATGAALNRDQESALQSYMKAGGGFVGIADAARAQVDSTWFTGLIGTRPAGAIPVAEPVARVTASGENAPNETKEKLTDGDANTKWLVRTPTGWVAYELAAAKRVTGYALTSANDSSGRDPKDWTLQGSTDGQSWTDLDRRTGQSFPDRFQTRRFDIATPQEFTRYRLNITANSGEPLTQLADLRLFTGSTTAPEPPAVNRAVVNILDRKHPATASLPLTITRSDRWENWDPNPIGTVHTLAQVEERHYNAGAAANGPFHPISWCRDYDGGRSFYTGMGHTEGSYGEEAFRTHLTGALNWTTGRVRGDCQATIAANYKVERLTAANQTGQLDQIGEPHGLTIAPDGTVFYVGKAACPSGPIADWNNPNVGKGCGTIHSWDPRTKQVKLLTTLEVMGNRGSGSELVKNEEGLLGIVPDPAFAENGWLYVYWMPHDSVDRVKRVGQRTVSRFTYDRQAQTVDQSTRKDLLQFPVQIHSCCHAGGGMAFDAKGNLYVGSGDNNSSEGSQGYSGNNWTQEYEGISFQDARRTSGNTNDLAGKIIRIHPEPDGTYTIPEGNLFPPGTEKTRPEIYVMGVRNIARLQIDPVHQWLTAGWVGPDASSPSPTLGPAKYETATIITSAGNQGWPYCMGNRQPYRDRSSTDATVLTGWYDCDNLKNESPRNTGLVDIPAARDNMIWYSPDGGGPVFPTRTDGSGLPTYVAADATYTQPYLRGGGQAIMSGPTYHRSLVDTTSGVAWPAHWDGKWFIGDQSNAANRVAVTVDPAGVPQAAPPVYAESLRAIIPGGNGDARLQSWMDAKFGPDGALYLLDYGGGFFSLHPNQKLIRITYTGGAPTPVPAANSVAVQNKPLTIAFDGARSGGVSHRWEFGDGATSTEANPRHTYAEVGTYTAKLTVTYADGETATVQTVVTVGCAVPDERQNVWLGDTDTGVPSRTVGQGCTANDLIDDESTWADHDGFVRHVKAVTQALQDDDLLSAREAGTLTRLAAASEIGRDGHTGYEPLFDGTAESLRGWQQAPTGSFAIQPDGSLRPSGGLGMLWHTKELGDFSLRLQFKDIAPGTGRANTGVFIRFPDLRTPLEQRPAGSCGTIGSARTSTAWMAIYCGHEIQIYDGETGEPQKTGSVYNFDPVPLAQAGVTPKNEWNDYEIRVVGQHYTMIRNGVVINEFDNTPGKQSSRAGDPPTDLRQFLRGFIGLQNHGDNDLAEFRNVRVREL
- a CDS encoding plastocyanin/azurin family copper-binding protein, giving the protein MPRRITAALAALLLTVTPWVATPASAAPRAAAQVLTWTADGDITRYKSAPATAVAGETTIIWENSEATGNTIGMPHTLTFDTSTEGYNHDVTLNILASPFDANNGRHQATVTLTPGRYRYFCSIPGHSQMVGELVVTEGGGGGDTTPPTVAATVAGDQDPDGNYLGAATVTVTATDADSGVATVEYQVDDTSFAPYTEPVRVTAIGDHSVQFRATDQAGNTSAVGSVSFRIVEPGEEDTTAPVVTAALAGDRDDDGNFIGTATATLTATDAGSGVATIEYSLDGAAFTAYTTPVVVTAAGMHMLHYRATDVAGNTSAEQMSHFTVVEPPAEDTTPPTVTATVAGERNDDGAYVGGATVTVTATDADSGVAAVEYALDTGAWTAYSAPVTVRAPGAHTVRFRATDTAGNTAAEQSTTFTVVADGTDACPDSDTRATVVIDGDNTGVGNVDTGNGCTINDLIDEHADYPGHAAFVRHVEAVTLALVTGGTLDRRQQGAIVRAAARSDVGA